A stretch of Helicobacter pylori DNA encodes these proteins:
- a CDS encoding glycosyltransferase family 8 protein: MENLSAENVAKLEETIAPFSAFSSIEFLDISNEELEPRHNYRKLDPLRASEIKKLYLKLNTFSQKRFSKMIMCRFFFASLFPQYDKMIMFDVDTLFVNDMSESFFIPLETHYFGAVREKDLIAMNRNSAKDLYELRQMHAKSIGVADAFPNLEEAQILFDNYFNAGFLTLNLKSWRKENLENQLIAFFLLKNEKLLFSDQDALCFVCRGRILELPYSYNAHPSFLDTPLFPSIKEACMLHFWGDKPWKLLSVIGAKKWHEVLIQTPFKDAYFNAPFLDHLFESLQNRDNEIKRRDERIIEEVQAVQARDKEIQNRDKEIHALNKILSFSDKRHSFEFLLPRLSSKLLIEFLLFKAKQKVKRLIKRVF; this comes from the coding sequence GTGGAAAATTTAAGCGCTGAAAATGTAGCCAAATTAGAAGAAACGATCGCTCCTTTTAGCGCTTTTTCCAGTATAGAGTTTTTGGATATTTCTAATGAAGAACTAGAACCACGCCACAATTACCGCAAACTTGATCCTTTAAGAGCGAGTGAAATTAAAAAATTGTATTTAAAACTCAATACTTTTTCGCAAAAACGCTTTTCTAAAATGATCATGTGCCGTTTCTTTTTTGCTTCCCTTTTCCCCCAATACGATAAGATGATCATGTTTGATGTGGACACTTTGTTTGTGAATGATATGAGCGAGAGCTTTTTTATCCCCCTTGAAACGCATTATTTTGGGGCTGTGAGAGAAAAAGATTTGATCGCTATGAACAGGAATTCGGCTAAGGATTTATACGAATTACGCCAAATGCACGCAAAATCTATCGGTGTCGCTGACGCTTTCCCTAATTTAGAAGAAGCGCAAATCCTTTTTGACAACTACTTTAACGCCGGGTTTTTAACCTTAAATTTAAAATCATGGCGTAAAGAAAATCTTGAAAACCAATTGATTGCCTTTTTCCTTTTGAAAAACGAAAAACTTTTATTTAGCGATCAAGATGCTTTGTGTTTTGTGTGCCGTGGTAGGATTTTAGAACTGCCTTATTCATACAACGCCCACCCTAGCTTCCTTGATACGCCCCTATTCCCTAGCATCAAAGAAGCGTGCATGCTGCATTTTTGGGGCGATAAACCTTGGAAACTCTTAAGCGTCATTGGCGCGAAAAAATGGCATGAAGTATTGATCCAAACGCCTTTTAAAGACGCTTATTTTAACGCTCCCTTTTTAGATCACCTCTTTGAATCCCTTCAAAATAGGGATAATGAGATCAAAAGAAGAGATGAAAGGATCATTGAAGAAGTTCAAGCGGTTCAAGCAAGAGATAAAGAAATCCAAAACAGGGATAAAGAAATCCACGCTCTTAATAAAATCCTGTCTTTTTCAGACAAACGGCATTCTTTTGAATTCCTTCTGCCCAGGCTTTCTTCTAAACTCCTTATAGAATTTTTGCTTTTTAAAGCCAAACAAAAAGTGAAACGATTGATTAAAAGGGTTTTTTAA
- the hofA gene encoding outer membrane beta-barrel protein HofA: MLNQKVWLGFLALHGVFLNAFEYQISARVGSFSRIALNQSIINSKKGIYPTGSYVTTTGALQVDSSLLPKGIEDHKLGFGVGGEIGALAYDSTKFLIDEANPKAGFQPANWYYMGRWEGYLMQHSQNWTREQKAQNARPYVLYNLYLDYQYKDIFGIKLGRYPSKALFLSGFNQGFEIFYRWKKFKIVWFSTFGRALANEQYIRDFYAPVNYKQKINYGMHNFNLIYENKYIRVAPFIWFYPKNFNAPGFEITHDTKSYWKSLWRIQTTFYAWFPLYSDYLSKDYYRAALVGKKSASLFVFQRINFRSYRFGWSVYKNFGNASVQLGWNGSPIDPFYDTKDDTPYEDAYSNFYNANSITINAFVGKSIKNLLVQLYGKLTYSPRADAQSLGVTFKYNLKKHIYFMLMVNGYQITMHKGYKVGFFTSGYNPDFAQTIQDRSYFMSSMSYRF, translated from the coding sequence GTGCTTAATCAAAAAGTTTGGCTAGGGTTTTTGGCTTTGCATGGGGTTTTTCTCAACGCTTTTGAGTATCAAATCAGCGCGAGAGTGGGATCGTTTTCGCGCATCGCTTTGAATCAATCAATCATCAATTCCAAAAAAGGGATTTACCCTACAGGGAGTTATGTAACCACTACCGGGGCTTTACAAGTTGATTCTAGTTTGCTCCCTAAAGGGATTGAAGATCACAAACTGGGTTTTGGGGTGGGGGGCGAAATAGGAGCGTTAGCGTATGATTCCACGAAATTTTTGATTGATGAAGCCAACCCTAAGGCAGGGTTTCAGCCGGCGAACTGGTATTACATGGGGCGATGGGAGGGTTATTTGATGCAACACAGCCAAAATTGGACCAGAGAGCAAAAGGCTCAAAACGCCAGGCCTTATGTGTTATACAATTTGTATTTAGATTATCAATATAAGGATATTTTTGGGATTAAACTAGGGCGTTACCCTTCTAAGGCTTTGTTTTTGAGCGGGTTTAACCAAGGGTTTGAGATTTTTTACCGGTGGAAAAAGTTTAAGATAGTGTGGTTTAGCACCTTTGGAAGGGCTTTAGCCAATGAGCAATACATTAGGGATTTTTACGCCCCTGTCAATTACAAGCAAAAAATCAACTACGGCATGCACAATTTCAATCTCATTTACGAAAATAAATACATTAGGGTCGCGCCTTTTATTTGGTTTTACCCTAAGAATTTTAACGCTCCTGGATTTGAAATCACCCATGACACAAAGTCTTATTGGAAATCTCTTTGGCGCATCCAAACGACTTTTTACGCATGGTTTCCTCTCTATAGCGATTATCTGTCTAAAGATTATTATAGGGCTGCTTTAGTGGGTAAAAAAAGCGCGAGTTTGTTTGTGTTTCAAAGGATCAATTTCCGCTCTTATCGTTTTGGCTGGAGCGTGTATAAGAATTTTGGGAACGCGAGCGTTCAATTAGGCTGGAACGGCTCACCCATTGATCCTTTTTATGACACTAAAGACGACACCCCTTATGAAGACGCTTATTCCAATTTTTACAACGCTAATTCCATAACGATTAACGCTTTTGTAGGGAAGAGCATTAAAAATCTTTTGGTGCAATTGTATGGGAAATTGACCTATTCCCCAAGGGCTGATGCGCAAAGCTTAGGGGTTACTTTTAAATATAACCTTAAAAAACATATCTATTTCATGCTAATGGTTAATGGCTATCAAATCACGATGCATAAGGGTTATAAGGTAGGGTTTTTTACAAGCGGTTATAACCCTGATTTCGCTCAAACCATTCAAGATAGAAGCTATTTTATGAGCTCTATGAGTTATCGTTTTTAA
- a CDS encoding Mrp/NBP35 family ATP-binding protein gives MVQFQNTLMKFHALSFKNANLIYNAKLNKTCYKENSNTIILRIKMLTQEDVLNALKTIIYPNFEKDIVSFGFVKNITLHDDQLGLLIEIPSSSEETSAILRENISKAMQEKGVKALNLDIKTPPKPQAPKPATKNLAKNIKHVVMISSGKGGVGKSTTSVNLSIALANLNQKVGLLDADVYGPNIPRMMGLQNADVIMDPSGKKLIPLKAFGVSVMSMGLLYDEGQSLIWRGPMLMRAIEQMLSDIIWGDLDVLVVDMPPGTGDAQLTLAQAVPLSAGITVTTPQIVSLDDAKRSLDMFKKLHIPIAGIVENMGSFVCEHCKKESEIFGSNSMSGLLEAYNTQILAKLPLEPKVRLGGDKGEPIVISHPDSVSAKIFEKMAQDLSTFLDKVEKEKLADNKDIQPTQTHACSH, from the coding sequence ATGGTGCAATTTCAAAACACGCTTATGAAGTTTCATGCCTTATCCTTTAAAAACGCAAATTTAATTTATAATGCAAAATTAAACAAAACATGCTATAAAGAAAATTCAAACACTATCATTTTAAGGATTAAAATGCTCACCCAAGAAGATGTCTTGAATGCGTTAAAAACGATCATTTACCCTAATTTTGAAAAGGATATTGTCAGCTTTGGTTTTGTTAAAAACATCACCTTGCATGATGATCAGTTAGGGCTTTTAATAGAAATCCCCTCAAGCTCTGAAGAAACGAGCGCGATTTTAAGGGAAAATATCTCCAAAGCGATGCAAGAAAAAGGCGTGAAAGCTTTGAATTTGGATATTAAAACCCCGCCAAAGCCCCAAGCCCCAAAGCCCGCCACTAAAAATCTGGCTAAAAACATCAAACATGTAGTGATGATAAGCTCAGGCAAGGGCGGTGTGGGTAAAAGCACCACCAGCGTGAATTTAAGCATCGCTTTAGCGAATTTAAACCAAAAAGTGGGGTTATTGGACGCTGATGTGTATGGCCCTAATATCCCTAGAATGATGGGTTTGCAAAACGCTGATGTGATTATGGATCCTAGCGGTAAAAAACTCATTCCTTTAAAAGCTTTTGGCGTTTCTGTGATGAGCATGGGGCTTTTGTATGATGAGGGGCAGAGTCTCATTTGGAGAGGGCCAATGCTTATGCGAGCGATTGAGCAGATGCTAAGCGATATTATTTGGGGGGATTTAGATGTGTTGGTGGTGGATATGCCCCCAGGAACAGGCGATGCGCAGCTCACGCTAGCCCAAGCCGTGCCTTTGAGCGCAGGAATCACCGTTACTACGCCTCAAATAGTGAGTTTAGATGACGCTAAACGGAGTTTGGACATGTTTAAGAAACTACACATTCCTATTGCGGGCATTGTAGAAAATATGGGGAGTTTTGTGTGCGAGCATTGCAAGAAAGAGAGCGAGATTTTTGGCTCAAATTCCATGAGTGGATTATTAGAGGCTTATAACACACAGATTTTAGCCAAGCTCCCTTTAGAGCCTAAAGTGCGTTTAGGGGGGGATAAGGGCGAACCGATTGTGATTTCTCACCCTGATAGCGTGAGCGCTAAGATTTTTGAAAAAATGGCGCAAGATTTGAGCACTTTTTTAGACAAAGTGGAAAAAGAGAAATTAGCCGATAACAAGGACATCCAGCCCACACAAACGCATGCTTGCTCGCATTAA